The genome window TATTACCTGTTTAAATCTATCATAGTTATTCATAGTACCTATATGCAaacatttataattagtaacttCAATTCTGTTTGATTGTTATGTAAGAATTGCGATTTTTGTTTAGGTCGTGCTCCGGAGAGAGCACTCATTCGGATGGCCGAGTGTCATGATTCACGATTATggaattgtattttgtaataattgcACTATTTTTGACAATATAACtaagctatttattattatatttattatgatcataatatataatagcGTGTAAATGACTTCACAGCAACTTGTGTCAATGTAAACAATCCATAGAAAcaataattcataaattatattataaaataagcatttgAGATTCAGAAATTGTATGATAATTAgtgttttattgtataattaattgttaAAGATTAATTGTTTCCGTTTATCgtataattagttaatttCTTATTTGAGTTGAAAAGGCGGGAAAGGAAGTTGCTTGGACAGTGGCGCCCTCTGAAAAAAGTCACAGTTAAGCTGGTGAGGCGCCACGTGCAGGCAATCTTTTCCCGGGTTTTCAAGCCGAAAGGTGCTAAAACTGTAAAGCGTGGTGAAAAGAGTGAAATATAGAAGTCTAAAGATTGTTGGTGTATTATTATCAAAGGATTCTTTGATTATCTTTGTCCTCCTCTGTTATTAATATCATTCGGTACATTTTAACTGCGTCAGCGGCGAAGCAAACTTTGTGCATGCGCCATCTCATTATAATGCTTCGCATGTCTTCTTGTAGTTGTGGACCAACTAGCAGTTCATCATTCAGGGAAGTATTGTTGGTTCCCTTGCATGAGGCGTTGAATACCACTGTAATAGACGGAGCAATGATACGACCGGTTAACTTGGTAACTCGTTTATTACTGACTCGCAGGCCAGTCGCAATTCTTATGCTATCATGGTACATGGCACTCCTCCCTTATTAGTCTTCGAACCTgacaacaatataaaatatacacgTAAACAATAAaccaataatacttaatttacttataggtaataactttatttctaGGCCTTAAATTATAGGGGCCATGAGGTGCAGCAGTGGCCGCACTCTGACTTTCCGAAGTTACATTGTCAGTGACAGCTGTCGTCAGCTGCGAGTGCGGCGGCCGCGCGTCCTCTCCCCGCACCGCTACAGGCGCCCCCGCAGGCGTCGCGGGCGACTCTAAACTAGGACCAGCAACAACCTCCGAGTCACATTCGTGAAATTCATCAACTGATGGCTCATTATCTAAATTTGGCTGAGCTGTTGGAGGTCCCGATGTCTCTAAGTCCATTTTACGATTCACTGATGCTGGTGATAATGATGTGACGTTACGAGGCTGAACTTGTGGAGCGGTGGCGGAAGGTACCAAGGATTCTGAGCTTGCTATCGGTTCATGGTAAAGTCTTAACTGATCAGCATGCCTCCTGCATTCGATATCATTAATTTCTACCACATACATTCTACTacctaatttattaataatttttccTAATGTCCAGTTAGGCTTACCTGATACAAAATATCGCGCTAATACCTTTTGTCCAATATCAAATTGTCTACAGTCGGCCTTATCTACGTTCGGAACTATTGTTTGTTTCTGAGGTGGCATAATAAGGTCGAGTTTCCCGCGTAACTCGCGGCCGAACATCAGCTTGGCCGGTGACTCACCGGTGGAACAGTGCACGCTGTTGCGAAATTCAAACAGGTAGCTGGACAACTTCTCATTCACTTGCTCAACTGAAGCATTCATATTTGTTTCAAATATgcattttaacatttttttacacGTCTTTACCGAGTTCTCAGCCTGGCCGTTACTGCATGGGTGATAGATGGGGGAAGTTATATGCTTGATCCCGTTCgataaacaaaaataggtaAACTCCTCATTGGATATCTTAGGATCGTTATCTGATACGATGACATGGGGAATCCCGAACGtataaaatagtaattttaatCTCTGAATTAGAGACTTCGTGGACAAATTACACATGTGTAAACATTCAACCCATTTGCTATGGCTGTCTACAACAATGAGGTAGAATCTCTGAGCGAACTGCATGTAGTCGATGTGCAGACGGGTCCAGGGCGCGGGGTCGCGCGGccagggcgcgggcggcgcggcggggggcgcggggcgcagCGCGCTGCACGTGCTGCAGGCCAGCACACTGCGCTGTATGTCGCCGTCGATGCCGGGCCACCACATCTTTGTACGCGCTAAGCTCTTGGTTTTAACCACGCCTAAATGACCTTTATGCAGCTCGTGGATCATCCGAGTTCTATAAACTTGCGGGATAATTATTCTGTGACCTCGCATTAGACAACCGTTATCAATTTCTAAATCATTTTTGCAGTTGAAATatggtaaaatatttttacattttactttttttggccatccaattaataaatattttataactgtTTTCAGAGTTGCATCAGAAGCTGTAGCTTTTTTTATATCATGAAAAGATATAGGCAATGTCTCATtaacaataaagtttattaatgATCTTCCTGCACATTCTTCCGGCTCAACAAAACTGTCACTCACGGGCATTCTAGAAAAGTAATCGGCGACGGAATTCCTATCGCCGGCTATATACTGAATGTCGTAATTATACGCACTCAAAAATATTGCGTAACGCTGGAGTCGTGACGCCGTCATTACCGGGACACCGTTTTTCTTGCCAAATATAGCTAAGAGTGGCCTGTGGTctgttttcaaaataaaagggATTTCTCGACCATATAAATATTGGTGGAAATGTTTCACACCGAATATAATGGCAGCAGCTTCCTTGTTAATCTGACTGTAATTACGTTCACTTGCTGACAGTGACCTGGAAGCGAAGGCGAGCGGGCGCTCGTGGCCCTCCTCCCCCTGCGCGAGGTAGGCGCCGAGGCCCGTGGGGCTCGCGTCTACGCACAGCGTTAGCCGCGCCTCCGGGTCGAAGTGAGTCAGCACTCTGTCTGAAGCCAGCTCCCGCTTAATGCGCTGGAACGCTTGCTCCTCGCGGTCAGACCAAGTCCACGGCGCGTCTTTACGCAATAAATTTTGCAACGGACTTAATATTGTTGACGCTCCAGGTATAAAATtacgataataatttattatacctagaaaGCGTTTTACTTCCGTTACAGATTTAGGCGCTGGGGACTCCATAATGGCTGCAACTTTCTTAGGGCACGTTCTGATTCCATTTTTATCGATAACGTAACCGAGGTATGTGACGCTGGGTTTAAAAAATTCACACTTatctttttgtaattttaaccCAGCATTGTTTAGCCTTTCTAATACCTGTCGTAACCTCTGTAAATGTATTTCCCTAGTAGGTCCCGTTACACACACGTCGTCGAGCCAACAGCTGACTCCCTCTACTCCGGCCAGCAATGTTTCCATTGTTCGCTGGAAGATCGCGGGGGCATTCGCCAGTCCGTACACTAACCGTGTATATTTAAAGAGTCCGCGAGGCGTATTTATGGTGGTAAGAGATTGAGAGTCCTCTTCTATTTCAAATTGATTATAGGCATTGCTGAGATCAATTTTAGTATAGCTTTCTCCCCCACCTACTTTTGCAAACACCTCCTCTATGCGCGGCATCGGGTATTTGTCGATATACATATCTTTATTTAGTGTCAGCGAGTAATCCCCGGCGATTCGTACCTTACCGTTATCTTTTAATACCGGAACAATAGGAGTGGCGTAGTCGGAATAGTTCGTAGGtactaatatacctaggtCGGTTAACCGTTCTAACTCTTGGTCGACTTTATCTTTAAGTGCAAATGGCACAGAACGAGCTTTGAAAAATTTTGGTTCTGAATTTTCTTTTAACCGTAGcttaatttgaaattggctAAATTTACCTAAGCCGTCGCTCCACAAGCCAGGATATGCGgtcataaaattatgaatttcattatCAGACTGGTTTacaatgatgttattgttattaattgatattaaatttacaccaaATTTTGCCATAAAATCCCTACCTAAAAGCGGGGGGCCTCCATTTTCAATGACATAGAATTTGATTGGTtttgacatattattatacgtaACAGTTTGACAAAAATATCCAAGTGGGGTAAGTTTGTGACCATTGTAAAAACACATTCTAATTGAGCATGGGTTTAAGTTATTTCCCTCAAAGTTTTCACTGTAAAAACTATGTGACATGACCGAAATACCAGAACCAGAATCTATTTCCATGCAATAttgttcattatttattttaacaggtAAAGTTATAGGTTCATAATTCTCATACCTCATGTTAAATAAGCTGCATTCCTTACAGTCCTCACAGGTAGAATCATTCTCCTCCGTTTCTATGTTATTTACCCGTAATTTGCACATTTTACGCAAGTGACCTTTCACTCCACATTTTTGGCACTTAAATGACTTAAATCGGCACTTTAGTTCACTATGGTTTTTCAACCCACACACAGAACATCGAGAGACATGTTGGTCGCGCTGGTCCCCGGGGGCGGCGGCTGcaggggcggcgcgcggcggcgggcggcggggcgcgccCCCGCGCTCGCTCGCCACGCGGTATACCGGCTCCTGCTGGATCACCACGCCGGCTCCATTGGTCACCAACGCCTTTGCCTCTCTAGCACACGCTGCCCGTTCCGCGATCTCCAGCGCCTTCGCGAACGTCAAGTCTGATGAGTCTTGTTCGAAGAGCCTATCACGTTCTGGCCCCATTCCCAGTCCGAGAACGAAGCGATCCAGAAGCGTTGACTCCAGGGCGGTACCGAAGTTACAGAAGCTCGCTAGGCCCCTGAGACGTGCCGCCCATTCTCCGAGGGATTCACCTGGGTTCCTTGTGGCCCCGTAGAACTTGGCCTTATCCGCGAATGAGCACTGCTTGGGTTTAAAATGAGCATCGAGTACTTCAACTAGGTCGTCATAACTCAAACCGTCTACGTCCTTTGGATAAACTAGGTTACGTAATAACCTGTAGGTTTCATCCGATAGGTGCGTTATCAACACTgcacttttatttgtaacttttacgtcatttattttgaaaaactgcGTTAATCGACCTTTAAATATCGACCACTCGCCGGATTTATGGTCGAAAACCGAAATATTTCCCAAAAAAGACATAACTGTTGATATTTTATAACGCGGGTAATCACACACTCGTTCGCCAGTGTAATAGACGGAGCAATGATACGACCGGTTAACTTGGTAACTCGTTTATTACTGACTCGCAGGCCAGTCGCAATTCTTATGCTATCATGGTACATGGCAACCACTCTACATTTTGATGTTTCTTTCTCTTCCTTCATAACTGCATGATGAGGTAAGTATACAGCTGGCTTGTTGATTTCTTCTATAGGTACTTCTTCCATATGCTCCATCTCAAGATATTCTTCTATCACTTTTGTGTATTCTTCCTTTAGCTTTTCATTCTTTTCGAAGCGTCTCTCTAGTTGCTTTAGACTTCTCAGAGCTATGTCTCTCGATCCATTCTGTATTGATAATCTATTCTCTGTTTTAAAAGGCAACTTCACAATGTACCTGCCATCTTCTGTTCTGGAATGATTTGATTCATATATTACTTCACATCTTCTCTCTTCTGCGGTTAGGATCTTTTGCTCATGATCATTCAATTCCCACATTTGTTTTAGCATACTGTTTATTTCCAGATCAATCTGATGGTGCATTACTGTATATTCATCTCTGTGTTCCTCTGAAGTGATGTGCCCGAAGAGAATCCACCCAAGGCTGGTATTTTGAGCACTAGGGGTGCCTGGGGGACCCTTGATAATCTCGCCTTTCATAATTGCGGCACACACTTCTACACCCAGCAGCATGTCTACAGGTCCAGGTTGGTTGAAGTCGGGGTCAGCTAAAGCTATACCATGGATGTGTGACCAGGTGCGTTCAGAGATAACTCTCGTTGGTAATTGTGATGTTAAACGCGTAGGCATTACATAAACTTTCAATTTGAGGCTGAATTTGTTATCTTGGCTTGAAAGAACCTCAATTTGAGCTACGTGTTTGACTGTTGTCTTTGTTGTGCCGACGCCAGTGATTGTACCATTGCAGGGTATCCTCTTCAGCTTAAGTAACTGGGCGGCCCTCTCACTAATAAAACTTGCTTGTGATCCATTGTCGATTAGTGCTCTTAACATGGTGACACGTCCTGATGATTCATCTCTCACTGGTACTAGGGCTGTAGCCAGGAGCGCAGTAGACGTGTTGGTTGCTATGTTGGTTGATAACTCTGAGACTGGTTCATTGATGTTGTTGTTCCCGTTGGTAGCTGTATCATGGTGACATTCCACATTGTTTGGTTGATAGGTCTCATGCAGTAGCGTGTGATGACGCTTCTTACATACTCGGCAGAACATTCTGAGTCGACATCTAAAAGCTGAATGTCCTGGGGCCAAACAATTGAAACATAGTTGATTGCTTTTCACGAACTCGCATCTCTCTCTTGGTACCTTTGATATGAACTCTCTACAATGACATAAGGTGTGGTTTTCTTTGCACATTGAGCAGCATTTCTCCTTGTTGTTATAGTTATTGTTACTGTTGGTGTCCGTAGAAACATGAACTTTGTATTCTCTTTCTCTGTTTTGGCTCTGTGTTATCTTCTGTCTCTGTGGTGGGTTAACTAGCTCCAGTGTTCGATATTTCGTTTCTAAGAATCTTGATAACTCCGTCCACTTAGGTAGTTCTGCGCTGTTTCCATTGAATGCTGATTGTTCCCATTCTTGATGTGACTCTGGATCCAACTTCTGAATGACCAGAAATATGATGACTGGATCCCAAGAATCAGTTGATATGCTTAGGTTTCTCAGGCTGTTTAGACAATCATTAGTTGTGTCTAACAGTGAACGAATGTTGTCAGCTGTAGGTGCAGAGATCTTCCTTTGGTTAAATAATCGCTTCAACACAGAGTTGGTAATAAGTCTCATATTGTTGTATCGTTCTTGTAACAGTTTCCACGCTGGTTCGTAATTGCATTCTACAACTTGCATGTGCTTCAGTAACGACTCTGGTTCTCCTTTGATGCTACTCTTCAAGTAGTGTAACTTTTGGACAttgctaagtaataataataataataataataaatatactttattCATGCTAACAGAGTTAaattcaacttaaaattagAAACTTATTATAAGTCATGCATGAAGTAACATAATCTGAAGGAATAATTATTTGATATGTCGAACTGTTGTCCTTACTAGGTTAGTGAATAACCTGTATAAAGGACATCAGTGCCACACCCAGACGAAGAatacttaaattatgttatttcaAATATAATAACGTAATTAAGTAGACACATTGTAAAGAGATACAGTTTCgaatttcattataaaatgtgtaatTAAAGCTATATAcgagtaaagtaaagtaataatagaTACCCAATTTGATGGGAACataataagaaaaatacataggtaggtaatttaggGAATACTAGGTAATAATCGTATACAGCAACTTAGTAATTATCTGAATATAATAAAGTCATAAAGTAGATTTTAGtctatttaatttagtttcaCATTTGCGAGTGTCTCATACATATACTTTTGCAAAACTACGGTAATGAGACAATAAcgataaatatacatattttctttatttacgtAGGTATTACGATATAGTCTGTAAAATTTCTTCAGTTTCAAAGTATGTTAGATTTTTTAGGAATTTAGTTATAATAGTTTTACATTCGTAATGAGTTAAATCAATTAAAGGAGAGCGTGaacttagtttattatatagaAAAGGACCAAGGAACAGGAAAAAACGTTTAGTAAAGGCAAAGTTGGTACGTGGTATCGTACATACTTTGTCTTTGCGTCTCTTTGTTATTTTAGCGAAGGGAGTGTTGCGATGTTGGAGAAGTATAGTTTGTAAGATAAAGAGTTGTCTAACCGTCAAGACGTCGCAGTCTTTATACAACTGAGCTGTAGGGTACAGAAAAGGCCTGAATGTTGCGACTTTCAAAATTGCTCGTTGAGCCACTCCGAGAGGTTTTAGTGTGGTTTTTGCTGAGCCACCCCAACAGGTAATACAGTACGAGACAATTGACTCTACTAAGGCCTGGTACACTTTCCTGACGATAGAACCATTAGCCACGTGACGTAAggtcttaaaaatataaatgagcTTGCGCACTCTACTTGTTAAAAGTTCAATATGgacattaaaattaagatGACGGTCAAGAgtaatacctaaatattttatagtggGGGTTGGATTTATTAATGGACATGCGCAAGTTTCATTGACATCACAGGAGTGGGCATAGAGGAGGATGGGGGACTCTGGCTGAGAGGACGGGCGTAGGGAATAGGTTATGAATTTTGTTTTGGAGGTGTTCAGTGTTAATGTGTGAGATGAAAGCAATTTATAGATGGAATTAAATCCTGTCTGAGCTATATCCTGAAGATCGATCCATGTGTCTGAATAGAATGTAACAGCGGTATCGTCTGCGAATGATATGATATTACCATTTGCTACATCTAGGTTACAGAGGTCATTGATAAAAACCAAGAACAGTGTTGGCCCCAGGATACTGCCCTGGGGAACGCCGTAGGCTATTTGTTGTTCATCACTAAGGTGATTACCAATTTTGACAATTTGAGTACGTCCAGTAAGATAGCTATGAAAAAGATCCAACTGGCGACCTCTTATACCATATCTATCAAGTTTGGATAGAAGGGTCGGGATGGGGACTGTATCGAATGCCTTAGCGAGGTCTAGaaatattgtaagtacttttttatgCTGATTAAGTTTGTCTACGATGAAGGTTGTCAGGTTGATCGTTGCATGTGCTGTAGATTTTTTACTTCTGAACCCGAACTGTCGGTCAGAGATGATTTTATATTGTTCAAGGTAGTCTGTAAGTCTTTTATTCAGTAAACGTTCTAGAATCTTAGACATTGATGTGAGAACTGCAATAGGGCGATAATTGTTGACAGATTCCCCATCCCCACCCTTGTAAATAGGATGTATAATCGCTTTTTTAAAGGAAGACGGAAATATGCCTTTTTCGAAGCAGAGATTAAAGATATGGCTCAAAATTGTTGCAAGAATTAAGGAGTAACGTTTGATGATTGTAGTAGAGATTCCATCCCATCCAGTagctacattattttttaaggaGTTTATGATTGAAAGGACCTCGTCAGGGTCAGTGTTGACTAAGGCAAATGAACTTAAATTAGTGGGGGAATCGGGGATAGGTTTATCAAAAATAGCACCTTTGGGATGAGAAATTTTATCAGCCAGCTCCTTTCCTATATTTACAAAGAAATTATTAACTAAATTACAGGATTCTTTGGGAGAAGATGTGGTGGAAATTAGTTGAGATGAGGAATGTTTACTCTTGCATGTGTTGGTTATTTTCTGAATAGCCTTCCATAAAAGTCTAGAATCTTTACCAGCTTTGTCTATTTCCAAAGCGTCATATTGTCTTTTTgctttctttattattttattacaaaagttTCTGTATCGTGTATATGTCTGctttaatattaagttttcCGGAGATTTtcttaactttttatgaaGAGAGTCTCTATTTTTTATACACCTTACAAGCCCCGGAGTAATCCAGGGTTTGAGTAtcttttttcgttttgatAAGTTTATTGTTGTACAATTATTGTGGATAGCTTCTGACAACAGTGACTCCAGTGATTTCATAGCAATATCTGgctcagtaattttataaatttcactgaactttaatttatttatatcaatatCTAATGACTTATAGTCTATTTTGGTTATACTAGTAATGGCGCCTGGATGACGCTGTTTAAGTGGTAGGCAAACAAGTGTTGAGAAATGGTCAGTGACTGTGGACTCGTAAACAAGTGTAGTAGCAGTGGATTTTGAGCGGAGTAGTACGTGATCTAAGCAACTAGTATCTCTTGTGGGGATTGTGTAACATGGAAGGAAGCCATGATATGCTAAGTGGTTGAGATAGTAATGCGCACGGGTGTCGAGGGATGAAGGTTTTATATCTATGTTTAGATCCCCCGTTaatataacatttttaaaGTTAGATACTGACTTTAGGATTGTATCTAGGCaagaaagaaaattatctATACAGTCTATGGATGGGGATCGATAAACGCAAATGATGGCTGTAGTTTGagaatgttttaaaattagtcCTGTGGCTGTACCTTTGAAATCAGGCTCCTCCCATGAGATTAAGAGGTCCTTCTTGACGTATACCACAACCCCGTCGTTTTGGTTgaggtttttgtttgtagATATAGGTAGAGAGTAGTCTTGTATAGTAGGAAGTAAAGCGTTAGATGCGCATAAAAGCCAGCATTCGGTAAGAACAACTACGTCACTGTCAAAAGAGATTCTATCGGTGAGCGTTTCGAAGCttgaaaaattacaatttatagAGCGAATGTTttgagttaatatttttaaataatgattaGGGTTTGTGAGgtgtagggcatgcaataccgcaataccggtattggtaacaccgggatcccggacaaaatccacgcttttttcaataccggtattgaaagttaataccggtattgaagtaataccggaatcggtcatttttaggctataaatcaaacgattaagatatagttggCCTTGTGCTCCTATATACTATGATAGTGCACTTGATTTCAACCGTTACATGCGGTTTTTGGCCTTTAAAAACCTACTAGTTGTCCAtgcgttctaaaattttaactctaatactcaattgtcgtaaaaaatatgacttaATACAGGatttgattgctttttcttgttgtattttgcccgatacgacctttaaacaaaatatatgtcatttataacaaggaagtctaataccggtattaataacgggatcccggtattgagttctaataccggaactcaataccggtattgaaaatattacgggtattgcatgccctagtgaGGTGTGACTCTGATTGTTCAGGCGCACAAACAAAAGTGTCTGATACAGAAACATTATCAATATCATTTAGTACATTTGTAATATTATCAGTAGCCATCGGTAACAAAAAGATTTAGGGAAAAATAGCGAAAGGAAACACATAATGGTCGGAATTTTGTAGGGATGTAGCTGGTATGttatctaaaattaaataattccTGTAGAATGAAGCAATTTTATTCATATCACAATACAGTACTTGATCgtaattatagttttttgtagTTTTGCAGTTGCATAAGTAAGGACATTGTATGAGACCTGAGTAGAGATAAAGTATAACTAAAGTTAAAAATGCATgcataaaaactaaaatataaagacCATTATTTTTAGGATCGCATAAACTACGCTCcagtattttttgttgacaACTGTTTAAGATGGTATTCGTCCTTAACAATA of Plutella xylostella chromosome 26, ilPluXylo3.1, whole genome shotgun sequence contains these proteins:
- the LOC125490644 gene encoding uncharacterized protein K02A2.6-like, whose amino-acid sequence is MSFLGNISVFDHKSGEWSIFKGRLTQFFKINDVKVTNKSAVLITHLSDETYRLLRNLVYPKDVDGLSYDDLVEVLDAHFKPKQCSFADKAKFYGATRNPGESLGEWAARLRGLASFCNFGTALESTLLDRFVLGLGMGPERDRLFEQDSSDLTFAKALEIAERAACAREAKALVTNGAGVVIQQEPVYRVASERGGAPRRPPPRAAPAAAAPGDQRDQHVSRCSVCGLKNHSELKCRFKSFKCQKCGVKGHLRKMCKLRVNNIETEENDSTCEDCKECSLFNMRYENYEPITLPVKINNEQYCMEIDSGSGISVMSHSFYSENFEGNNLNPCSIRMCFYNGHKLTPLGYFCQTVTYNNMSKPIKFYVIENGGPPLLGRDFMAKFGVNLISINNNNIIVNQSDNEIHNFMTAYPGLWSDGLGKFSQFQIKLRLKENSEPKFFKARSVPFALKDKVDQELERLTDLGILVPTNYSDYATPIVPVLKDNGKVRIAGDYSLTLNKDMYIDKYPMPRIEEVFAKVGGGESYTKIDLSNAYNQFEIEEDSQSLTTINTPRGLFKYTRLVYGLANAPAIFQRTMETLLAGVEGVSCWLDDVCVTGPTREIHLQRLRQVLERLNNAGLKLQKDKCEFFKPSVTYLGYVIDKNGIRTCPKKVAAIMESPAPKSVTEVKRFLGIINYYRNFIPGASTILSPLQNLLRKDAPWTWSDREEQAFQRIKRELASDRVLTHFDPEARLTLCVDASPTGLGAYLAQGEEGHERPLAFASRSLSASERNYSQINKEAAAIIFGVKHFHQYLYGREIPFILKTDHRPLLAIFGKKNGVPVMTASRLQRYAIFLSAYNYDIQYIAGDRNSVADYFSRMPVSDSFVEPEECAGRSLINFIVNETLPISFHDIKKATASDATLKTVIKYLLIGWPKKVKCKNILPYFNCKNDLEIDNGCLMRGHRIIIPQVYRTRMIHELHKGHLGVVKTKSLARTKMWWPGIDGDIQRSVLACSTCSALRPAPPAAPPAPWPRDPAPWTRLHIDYMQFAQRFYLIVVDSHSKWVECLHMCNLSTKSLIQRLKLLFYTFGIPHVIVSDNDPKISNEEFTYFCLSNGIKHITSPIYHPCSNGQAENSVKTCKKMLKCIFETNMNASVEQVNEKLSSYLFEFRNSVHCSTGESPAKLMFGRELRGKLDLIMPPQKQTIVPNVDKADCRQFDIGQKVLARYFVSGKPNWTLGKIINKLGSRMYVVEINDIECRRHADQLRLYHEPIASSESLVPSATAPQVQPRNVTSLSPASVNRKMDLETSGPPTAQPNLDNEPSVDEFHECDSEVVAGPSLESPATPAGAPVAVRGEDARPPHSQLTTAVTDNVTSEMVFNASCKGTNNTSLNDELLVGPQLQEDMRSIIMRWRMHKVCFAADAVKMYRMILITEEDKDNQRIL